The following are encoded together in the Blautia obeum ATCC 29174 genome:
- a CDS encoding VirB4-like conjugal transfer ATPase, CD1110 family, translated as MQKNRKEEKRLRKKKNKKTVADTGCKKVDRKEKKKKERQEEKRRQKKLSVQQSIAYKEMGKDGICRVQGKTYSKCIRFYDINYQLAQNEDKNAIFENWCDFLNYFDASIHFQLSFINHKSSMKEFEQVVRIRPQDDAFDDVRMEYAKMLKQQLAKGNNGLVKSKYITFSIEADNIREAKPKLERIESDILNNFKILGVPAYPLNGVERLQILYETFNPDIMTDFQFDYGSMIRTGLNTKDYVAPTSFVFRDRNTFQMGNTIGAVSYLQILAPELTDKMLAEFLDIDKNLIVNLHVQSVDQMKAIKLVKSKVTDINRMKIEEQKKAVRAGYDMDIIPSDLNTYGGEAKRLLEDLQSRNERMFLVTALFLNTAKTKQALDNAIFQTAGIAQKYNCVLKRLDYQQEEGLMSSVPLGVNHIPIKRALTTTSTAIFVPFTTQELFMAGESLYYGLNALSNNMIMVDRKKLKNPNGLILGTPGSGKSFAAKREITNAFFVTKDDIIIGDPEGEYYPLVHALGGQVVHISPTSKDYINPMDINMDYSDDDNPLGVKSDFVLSLCELIMGSRDGIEAEEKSVIDRCLPLVYQKYFADPKPENMPVLGDLYDCLRKQKEPQAQRIATALEIYVNGSLKVFNHRTNVELNNRIVCFDIKELGKQLKKIGMLIVQDQVWNRVTINRGIKSTRYYIDEFHLLLKEEQTAAYSVEIWKRFRKWGGIPSGITQNIKDLLASREIENIFENSDFILMLNQAAGDRQILAKQLNISPYQLSYVTNSGEGEGLLFYGTTIIPFKDKFDKNLKLYSLMTTKPEEVEKREKEMEAEKHEGNR; from the coding sequence ATGCAGAAAAACCGAAAGGAGGAAAAACGGTTGCGAAAAAAGAAAAATAAGAAAACTGTCGCAGATACCGGATGCAAAAAAGTAGACAGAAAAGAGAAAAAGAAAAAGGAAAGGCAGGAAGAAAAACGCAGGCAGAAAAAACTGTCCGTCCAGCAGTCGATCGCTTATAAGGAAATGGGAAAAGATGGGATCTGCAGGGTACAGGGAAAAACGTATTCTAAGTGTATCCGCTTTTATGACATCAACTACCAGCTGGCTCAGAACGAAGATAAAAATGCAATCTTTGAAAACTGGTGTGATTTTCTCAATTACTTTGATGCCAGTATCCATTTTCAGCTGAGCTTTATCAATCATAAAAGCAGCATGAAAGAATTTGAACAGGTCGTCCGGATCCGTCCTCAGGATGATGCTTTTGATGATGTCCGTATGGAATACGCAAAGATGTTGAAACAGCAGCTGGCGAAAGGAAATAATGGACTGGTGAAATCAAAATATATCACCTTTTCCATCGAAGCAGATAATATCCGGGAAGCAAAGCCAAAGCTGGAACGTATTGAGTCGGATATCCTGAACAACTTCAAAATTCTTGGAGTTCCGGCCTATCCGCTGAATGGCGTGGAACGTCTGCAGATACTGTATGAGACTTTCAATCCGGATATCATGACAGACTTCCAGTTTGATTATGGTTCCATGATCCGGACAGGACTCAATACAAAGGATTATGTGGCGCCGACCAGTTTTGTATTCCGAGACAGAAATACGTTCCAGATGGGAAATACTATCGGGGCTGTCTCTTATCTGCAGATCCTGGCACCGGAGCTTACGGATAAGATGCTGGCAGAATTTCTGGATATCGATAAGAACCTGATCGTCAACCTGCATGTCCAGTCTGTGGATCAGATGAAGGCAATCAAGCTGGTAAAAAGCAAAGTGACGGATATCAACCGTATGAAAATCGAAGAACAGAAAAAAGCAGTCCGGGCCGGATACGATATGGATATCATTCCATCGGATCTGAACACGTATGGCGGAGAAGCTAAGCGTCTGTTAGAAGACCTGCAGTCACGAAATGAGCGTATGTTCCTTGTAACAGCGCTCTTTTTAAATACAGCAAAGACCAAACAGGCACTGGACAATGCCATCTTCCAGACTGCCGGAATTGCACAGAAATACAACTGTGTACTGAAACGTCTGGACTATCAGCAGGAAGAAGGATTGATGAGCAGTGTTCCGTTGGGAGTAAATCATATCCCGATCAAGCGGGCTCTTACGACTACCAGTACAGCGATCTTTGTTCCGTTTACGACACAGGAGCTTTTTATGGCAGGAGAATCCTTATATTACGGATTGAATGCACTCAGTAACAACATGATTATGGTGGATCGTAAGAAGCTGAAAAACCCGAATGGATTGATCCTTGGTACGCCTGGATCCGGTAAATCCTTTGCAGCAAAAAGAGAAATCACCAACGCTTTCTTTGTTACGAAGGATGACATTATCATCGGAGATCCGGAGGGCGAGTATTACCCACTGGTCCATGCACTTGGCGGACAGGTGGTACACATCTCACCAACCAGTAAGGATTATATCAATCCGATGGATATCAATATGGATTATTCCGATGATGACAATCCACTTGGTGTAAAATCCGATTTCGTCCTGTCCTTATGTGAGCTGATCATGGGAAGCAGGGATGGCATTGAAGCGGAAGAAAAATCCGTGATCGATCGTTGTCTTCCACTGGTGTATCAGAAGTACTTTGCAGATCCAAAACCGGAAAATATGCCGGTCCTCGGTGATCTGTATGACTGCCTTAGAAAACAGAAAGAACCACAGGCCCAGAGGATTGCAACAGCACTGGAAATCTATGTAAATGGATCACTGAAAGTGTTCAATCATAGAACCAACGTGGAACTGAATAACCGTATTGTCTGCTTTGACATTAAGGAACTTGGAAAGCAGCTGAAGAAAATCGGAATGCTCATCGTCCAGGATCAGGTATGGAACAGAGTTACGATCAACCGTGGCATCAAATCTACCAGGTACTATATCGATGAATTCCACCTTCTGCTCAAAGAAGAACAGACAGCAGCTTATTCTGTAGAAATCTGGAAGAGATTCAGAAAATGGGGTGGTATTCCAAGTGGTATCACCCAGAATATCAAAGATCTTCTTGCCAGCAGGGAAATTGAAAATATCTTTGAGAACAGTGATTTTATCCTGATGCTGAACCAGGCGGCAGGTGACAGACAGATCCTCGCAAAACAGCTGAATATTTCCCCATATCAGTTGTCCTATGTGACGAATTCCGGGGAAGGAGAAGGACTTCTTTTCTATGGAACAACAATTATTCCATTTAAGGACAAGTTCGATAAGAACTTGAAGCTGTACAGTTTGATGACTACAAAACCGGAAGAAGTTGAAAAACGAGAGAAAGAAATGGAGGCGGAAAAGCATGAAGGAAATCGATAA
- a CDS encoding PrgI family protein, whose product MAYVSVPKDLTKVKNKVAFNLTKRQLICIGIGAAMGIPSYFLLRNVMGNSNAATVMVLLMLPAFLFAMYEKDGMHLEDVLMHMIRVKFLRPPVRKYETENYYETDPEQIRQSPDAEKPKGGKTVAKKEK is encoded by the coding sequence ATGGCATATGTCAGCGTACCGAAAGATTTAACAAAGGTAAAGAATAAAGTAGCATTTAACCTGACCAAAAGACAGCTGATCTGTATCGGGATAGGTGCTGCAATGGGAATTCCAAGCTATTTTCTCTTGCGTAATGTGATGGGGAACAGTAATGCAGCAACGGTCATGGTGCTTTTGATGTTACCGGCATTTTTATTTGCCATGTACGAAAAAGACGGGATGCACCTGGAAGATGTTCTGATGCATATGATCCGGGTGAAATTTCTTCGTCCACCCGTCAGAAAATATGAAACTGAAAACTATTATGAAACAGATCCGGAACAGATCAGACAGTCTCCGGATGCAGAAAAACCGAAAGGAGGAAAAACGGTTGCGAAAAAAGAAAAATAA
- a CDS encoding CD1108 family mobile element protein: protein MTRDGLTEENLRDGSVKDISHRSRGRPENKEEFVPERERKKAENEDSKSGKGKRLQMEKIRKSSVRQEAVEDTVEVTPEEKVSGYQKKLHRYEKIPDDDNNLNSQKKSIRKKQLQKQMTKEQAKAGRLSFDDEGNQMVKGAGMKPGGTAGKDIATQAVISGMKAVTSEEEETDENAGVESARLAERETEAALRGLRHAQIRSKRTDVKTHRRGYREATVEKKLKFGSAESMEGVKHAESVKNAEQKRHFYNRFFQKKRYKDAYRAARAGKSAGSLGGATTITGVENMTVKAKIALKEIIKRNRAMFAGIGIFALLFLVIAVSLGSCSASIEGAGSVIGITTYPSSDEDIYAAENRYAALESALNQQINEMERRHPNYDEYQYNIAEIGHNPYHLISYLTAKYGDWTYSDVENELQSLFEAQYHLNTEGRTETVTETRNVRVGESLGQVVTSGYCNCRICCGVWSGGPTASGAYPTANHTIAVDASNPFVPIGTKVVMNGVEYTVEDTGAFARYGVQFDVYYDNHAAASAHGHQTWEAYIADDNGSQEVTVTSTSTKKILYVTLTNGSFDAVARANLNAEQLIIYNALNTTYGNRNYLWDVNNVTSGSGGNGMSYEIPPEALQDEEFARMIREAEKYLGVPYVWGGYSPSGFDCSGFVSYVINHCGNGWNYGRLTADGLRGVCTYVSPQEAKPGDLIFFQGTYNTSGASHVGIYVGNNMMIHCGDPIHYSNISTSYWQQHFMCFGRLP from the coding sequence ATGACCAGGGATGGTCTGACAGAAGAAAATCTTCGTGATGGTAGTGTAAAAGATATCAGTCACAGGAGTCGAGGACGACCGGAAAATAAGGAAGAATTTGTTCCTGAACGGGAACGGAAAAAGGCTGAGAATGAAGATTCAAAATCGGGAAAAGGAAAACGACTGCAGATGGAAAAGATCCGGAAATCTTCTGTCCGGCAGGAAGCTGTTGAGGATACAGTTGAAGTTACACCGGAAGAAAAAGTATCCGGATATCAAAAGAAACTGCATCGTTATGAAAAAATCCCGGATGATGATAATAATCTGAACAGCCAAAAGAAATCCATTCGGAAGAAGCAGCTGCAAAAACAGATGACCAAAGAACAGGCAAAAGCCGGAAGATTATCTTTTGATGATGAAGGAAATCAAATGGTGAAAGGTGCTGGCATGAAACCGGGAGGGACAGCCGGGAAAGACATTGCTACACAAGCTGTTATATCTGGCATGAAAGCAGTCACTTCCGAAGAGGAAGAAACAGATGAAAATGCAGGTGTGGAAAGTGCCAGACTTGCAGAGCGTGAAACAGAAGCTGCGTTACGTGGCCTACGTCATGCTCAGATCCGCAGCAAACGAACGGATGTGAAAACCCATCGCAGAGGTTATCGTGAGGCTACTGTAGAAAAGAAACTGAAATTTGGTTCTGCAGAAAGTATGGAAGGAGTCAAACATGCAGAATCGGTAAAGAACGCTGAGCAAAAGAGACATTTCTATAACCGCTTCTTTCAGAAAAAACGATATAAGGATGCATACCGGGCAGCCAGAGCCGGAAAATCCGCTGGCAGTCTAGGTGGAGCGACAACCATTACCGGTGTCGAGAACATGACGGTGAAAGCAAAGATTGCCTTGAAAGAGATTATAAAGCGTAATCGTGCCATGTTCGCAGGCATCGGTATTTTTGCGCTTCTTTTTCTTGTCATAGCAGTATCTCTGGGGAGCTGCAGTGCCTCTATTGAGGGTGCTGGATCTGTGATCGGTATTACAACGTATCCAAGTTCAGACGAGGATATCTATGCTGCCGAAAACAGATATGCCGCTTTGGAAAGTGCCTTGAATCAGCAGATCAATGAGATGGAACGAAGACATCCAAATTATGACGAGTATCAGTACAACATTGCTGAGATTGGTCATAATCCATACCATCTTATCTCGTATCTTACCGCAAAATACGGGGACTGGACGTACTCAGATGTTGAAAACGAGCTGCAATCTCTTTTTGAAGCACAATATCATCTGAATACAGAAGGTCGAACAGAAACGGTGACAGAAACCAGAAATGTTCGAGTCGGAGAATCATTGGGACAGGTAGTGACCAGCGGATATTGTAACTGTCGAATCTGTTGTGGTGTATGGTCCGGAGGTCCAACTGCTAGTGGTGCATATCCAACTGCAAACCATACCATTGCTGTAGATGCTTCCAATCCATTTGTGCCGATTGGCACTAAGGTAGTAATGAATGGTGTGGAATACACAGTTGAGGATACCGGAGCCTTTGCACGATATGGTGTCCAGTTTGACGTTTACTATGATAACCATGCTGCAGCCTCTGCTCATGGACACCAGACCTGGGAAGCTTATATCGCAGATGACAATGGCAGTCAGGAAGTAACCGTTACCAGTACAAGCACCAAGAAGATTCTGTATGTGACACTGACAAATGGAAGTTTTGATGCTGTTGCAAGAGCCAATCTGAATGCAGAACAGCTGATTATTTACAATGCGTTAAATACGACCTATGGAAACAGAAATTATCTGTGGGATGTAAACAATGTGACCAGTGGATCAGGCGGTAATGGAATGAGCTATGAGATTCCACCGGAAGCACTGCAGGATGAAGAATTTGCCCGGATGATCCGAGAAGCGGAAAAATATCTGGGAGTACCTTATGTATGGGGTGGTTACTCTCCGTCCGGATTTGACTGCTCAGGATTCGTATCTTATGTCATTAACCACTGTGGTAATGGCTGGAACTATGGACGATTGACCGCAGATGGATTAAGAGGCGTATGTACTTATGTATCACCGCAAGAAGCAAAACCAGGAGATCTGATCTTCTTCCAGGGAACGTATAACACATCCGGTGCAAGCCATGTGGGTATCTATGTCGGTAACAATATGATGATCCATTGCGGGGATCCGATCCATTACTCAAATATCAGCACATCCTACTGGCAGCAACATTTCATGTGCTTTGGAAGACTGCCATAA